The nucleotide window GCAAGCTCGATCCCGGCGAAGACCCGCTCGACTGCGCCGTGCGCGAGCTTGCCGAGGAGACGGGCGTGCGTGCCGAGCGCATGGCCTTCCTCACCACGATCGCCACGTCAGCCGGTTTCGCCGACGAGCTCATCCACATCTACATGGCAACCGGGCTCAGAGTGACCCGGTCCTCGCCAGATGACGACGAGTTCATCAACGTGGACCTCGTCCCGCTGTCCGAGCTCGTGGACGCCGTGCTGGACGGGCGCATCGAGGACGCCAAGACCGTCGTGGGCGCGCTCGTCTGCGATGCCGTGGCCCGCCGCCTGGCCCCCACGTCAGAGGAGTAGGGCCGCTCGCGGGGGCGTGCCGCCTTCCGGCCGCCCAACGCATGCGGGGCTATGCGTATACTGGACGCAGACCCAAGGATTCGTGTCGGCGCACCTCGTCGGCATGGGCATACGCCAGAGAGAGGCTACATGGCTAAGAAGAGAGAAGCGGCGCGCATCCAGAAGGGCGCCCTCTCGGCGGAGCAGGCCGAGGAGCTCTTTACCACGGTTGACGAGACCGGCCACACCAACGAGGAGACGGCCAAGAGGCAGCGGCGCCGTCGCAGGGAAGTGGGCCAGGGCGTCGATGTCGACCCGTTGTCCGAAGCCGATCCCTCGGGCTCCAACGTCGAGAAGGTCATCACGGCGACGGCCGTGGGCTTTGTTGTCGTGTTCCTGCTGATAATCGTCATCTCGCAGGTCGCCACGGGGCTCGCACGCCGCGCCGGTACCGCAGACCTCTCCGACGACGTCACGGTCACGACCGTCGCCACGGCCTTGGACAAGGGTGTGGAATGGGGCAATGGATTCACCCAGTTCCCCGACCGCTTCTCGGTCCAAGAGGCAGACGAGAACACGCACCGCATCGAGGTCACCGTCGTGGACACCTCCTCGAAGGACGTGCTCGAGGCCTTTGCCGGCTCTCAGATCCAGGCGGCCGCCCTTTCAGTCAACGCGCTGCTCAACCCCAACATCGACACGATCACCTACCACGTCAACGTCTACGTGAACGACGAGGGCGAGTTCCAGAACGCGAAGTTCTTTGGCCTGGTCCAGCCCGAGGGAAACATGAAGACCCTCATGACCTTCGTCTGGACCAAGACCACGACCGAGGAGGGCGTCCGCTTCAACTGTGCCATCACGGGCGTCGACTCGGCCACGCAGGAGCAGCTGCGCAAGGCGATCACGTCGTCCTTCACCCCGTCCTCGATCATCAGCTCCCTCTTGGGCGACTCGGACGATGCGGCCACGGCGACGGTCGATTCCGGCGAGCCCTCTCCCGGTGTCACAGGTTCGAGTACGGGAGGGCCCTCTGCGACGGGAGCGTCGACCTCGAATGCCGTCTCGCCTGACGGCGCCGCCACAACGTCGGCCGAGGCGAGCGCATCGCCCTCGGCCGTCGACGCGTCTTCGGGCGACGCGTCTGCCTCGACCACGAGCACAAGTGGCAGCTAGGCAGGCGGTCACGGCATTGCGACCGCCTGCCTGCAGACAGCTTCTTCGAGCAGGGCTACACGAGGCCGGTGACCTCGCCCAGGACGCTCTCGAAGCTCACACCGCGTAGTTCGAAGTCGGGTTGGTCGCGCGTGATGACCATGGCGTCGCGCACCAACCTACCGGCGAAGGCGACGCTCTCGTAGAGCGACTTGCCGGCCATGACGGCGGCGAGAAGGGCCGACGCGTAGAGGTCGCCCGTGCCGTGGAGCATGTAGGGTAGCTGCTCGGCCGCGACCTCCTCGAACGCCACGTCGCTTCCCGCAAGGTAGTTGCGGATCTTCCCGTCGCCGCGACTTATGCCCTTGATCACGACGTTCTTGGCGCCCATGTCCAGGAGCCGCCGCATGTTCTCGCGCACGAACTCGTCCGTGACGTCCTGCCCCTGGTAGTCGACGCCCGTCAGGATGGATGCCTCGGTCAGGTTGGGGGTCAGCAGGTCCGCGCCATCCACGAGCGCGGCCATGGCGGCGCACATCTCGTCCGTGTAGGTGGGGTACTTGGCCCCGCCGTCGCCCATCACCGGGTCGACGATGCGCAAGGCCTGGGGATGGTCGGCGTAGATGCGCTGGATGGCACCTACTTGCCCGGCCGATCCCAGGAAACCGGAGTACACCGCGTCGAGCCCGATGCCCACCTCGGACCACGCGTCAAGGTAGCCGTCCAACATGGAGGTGGTGTCATGCATGTAGAAGGTGGGGAACTTAGTGTGCGCCGAGAAGAGGGATGTCGGCACGGGGCATACGTCGCAGCCCGCTGCGGACAGCACGGGAATGGCGACGCCCAGCGAGCACTTGCCGTAGCCGCATAGGTCGTGAACGGCGGCTATGCGGGGGATGTACGCGCCCTCGCGCCGGTACAGGAACAGCTCCCTAGCGTTGGTCATGAGGTATTCCTTTCAAACATGGACTGATGGACCGATGCTTGACCCCACAGCATAGCCCAAAGCGGTGGAACATCGCACGCGGCGCCCCGTCGGCATCGAGGGCCGGGCCATGCG belongs to Olsenella uli DSM 7084 and includes:
- a CDS encoding PfkB family carbohydrate kinase — encoded protein: MTNARELFLYRREGAYIPRIAAVHDLCGYGKCSLGVAIPVLSAAGCDVCPVPTSLFSAHTKFPTFYMHDTTSMLDGYLDAWSEVGIGLDAVYSGFLGSAGQVGAIQRIYADHPQALRIVDPVMGDGGAKYPTYTDEMCAAMAALVDGADLLTPNLTEASILTGVDYQGQDVTDEFVRENMRRLLDMGAKNVVIKGISRGDGKIRNYLAGSDVAFEEVAAEQLPYMLHGTGDLYASALLAAVMAGKSLYESVAFAGRLVRDAMVITRDQPDFELRGVSFESVLGEVTGLV